A genomic region of Synechococcus sp. NOUM97013 contains the following coding sequences:
- a CDS encoding tRNA-(ms[2]io[6]A)-hydroxylase, whose protein sequence is MVTSTPSVAFDESAITSTVSSIRWLAAPTSRLWVEQAIAKPMQVLIDHAHCERKAAGSAVQLMFRYLCEPGLGEVLSPLAREELEHFEQVLDLLKSRGRYLEPLRSPGYGAALAKHVRRAEPDRMLDSFLVAGLIEARSHERMALLAEHSSEVALRALYGSLLQSEARHFGVYWVLCEQRYSRDVIVPRLEQLAEAEVDALRGELEHPDDVRMHSVGVDT, encoded by the coding sequence ATGGTCACGTCCACACCCTCTGTTGCGTTTGACGAGTCCGCCATCACATCCACTGTGAGCAGCATTCGTTGGTTGGCCGCCCCCACTAGTCGCTTGTGGGTTGAGCAAGCAATTGCCAAGCCGATGCAGGTTCTGATCGACCATGCGCATTGCGAGCGCAAAGCGGCTGGCTCAGCTGTTCAGTTGATGTTCCGCTATCTCTGCGAACCTGGGCTTGGTGAGGTGTTGAGCCCGCTGGCGCGTGAGGAGCTTGAGCATTTCGAGCAGGTGTTGGATCTGCTCAAATCGCGTGGTCGTTATCTCGAGCCGCTGCGTTCTCCAGGCTATGGGGCGGCTCTCGCCAAGCATGTGCGACGGGCGGAGCCTGATCGCATGCTGGATTCTTTCCTTGTGGCGGGTCTGATTGAGGCGCGCAGTCACGAACGCATGGCTTTGCTCGCAGAGCACAGTTCTGAAGTGGCGTTACGGGCTCTTTATGGCAGCTTGCTCCAAAGCGAAGCCCGCCACTTCGGGGTGTATTGGGTTCTCTGTGAGCAGAGATATTCAAGAGATGTGATAGTGCCCCGCCTGGAGCAGTTGGCTGAAGCAGAAGTTGATGCTCTCCGTGGAGAGCTCGAGCATCCGGATGATGTGCGGATGCATTCCGTCGGTGTCGATACTTGA
- a CDS encoding acireductone dioxygenase: MSELTLFSDRSSDVLLHTLDRTQIEKELKQRRIGFERWPTQTQLDPGASQEEILAAYKHDIQRTQARGTYPTVDAIRIQPDHPDRANLRQKFLSEHTHSEDEVRFFVEGQGLFCLHLGDEVIQVLCEACDWISVPAGTRHWFDMGPTPKFCAIRFFCNPSGWVAEFTGDSIAERYPLLTTPAE, translated from the coding sequence ATGAGTGAACTGACGCTGTTTTCGGATCGCTCCAGCGACGTACTTCTGCACACCCTCGACAGAACACAGATCGAGAAGGAGCTCAAGCAACGCAGGATCGGCTTTGAGCGCTGGCCAACGCAGACACAGCTTGACCCAGGTGCCAGCCAGGAGGAAATCCTCGCGGCCTATAAGCACGACATCCAACGAACCCAAGCACGGGGGACCTACCCCACCGTTGATGCCATTCGCATCCAACCGGATCATCCGGACCGTGCCAATCTGCGGCAGAAATTCTTAAGCGAACACACCCACAGCGAAGACGAAGTTCGCTTTTTCGTGGAGGGTCAGGGCCTGTTCTGCCTTCACCTCGGGGATGAAGTGATCCAGGTGCTGTGTGAAGCCTGCGACTGGATCAGTGTTCCCGCCGGAACCCGTCATTGGTTTGACATGGGGCCGACCCCAAAGTTTTGCGCCATTCGCTTTTTCTGCAATCCCAGCGGCTGGGTAGCGGAATTCACAGGGGATTCCATCGCTGAGCGCTATCCCCTGCTCACAACCCCGGCCGAATAG
- the cobI gene encoding precorrin-2 C(20)-methyltransferase, with protein MVDLSLAPLSLSPTFAPDQLTLVGVGPGDPELLTVAAVKALEQADVVAHPVAREGQPGMALTIASRWLQPQQQLLPLAFPMVAEPEPRISAWHEAADVLASQVRAGRRVVLLCEGDVSLFATGSYVQLALRRRHPDLPFALIPGIPSVCAAAAAAAQVAVDLPLALQQEGLLIRPCPENASDFRKLLQSARDGSTVIGLIKVGHRWPWVFEVLSEEGLLDQALFAQRVGWPDQRVAAASDVPPDARPYFSLLLIRQLWPEVLP; from the coding sequence ATGGTTGATCTGTCCCTTGCGCCGTTGTCCTTGTCGCCCACGTTTGCTCCTGATCAGTTGACGCTGGTGGGAGTCGGTCCTGGTGATCCGGAGTTGCTCACGGTCGCTGCGGTGAAGGCCCTGGAGCAGGCGGATGTGGTGGCTCACCCTGTGGCCCGCGAAGGGCAACCTGGGATGGCCTTGACGATTGCGTCGCGCTGGTTGCAGCCACAACAACAACTCCTGCCGCTGGCATTTCCGATGGTGGCGGAGCCAGAGCCGCGAATTTCCGCTTGGCATGAGGCTGCCGATGTGCTCGCCAGCCAGGTGAGGGCAGGCCGCAGGGTGGTGTTGCTGTGTGAGGGGGATGTGTCCCTCTTTGCAACCGGCAGTTATGTGCAGCTGGCTCTGCGTCGCCGCCATCCCGACCTTCCCTTTGCACTGATTCCTGGGATTCCCTCCGTTTGCGCCGCAGCCGCAGCCGCGGCACAGGTGGCGGTCGATCTTCCCTTGGCGCTTCAGCAGGAAGGGCTGCTGATTCGTCCATGTCCGGAGAACGCCAGCGACTTCCGCAAACTGCTGCAGAGCGCACGTGATGGGTCCACCGTGATTGGGTTGATCAAGGTGGGACATCGCTGGCCCTGGGTGTTTGAGGTCCTGTCGGAGGAGGGACTGCTGGATCAGGCCCTGTTCGCGCAACGGGTGGGCTGGCCTGATCAGAGGGTGGCCGCCGCCTCGGATGTGCCCCCCGATGCGAGACCCTATTTCTCACTTCTGCTGATTCGTCAGCTCTGGCCTGAGGTGTTGCCTTGA
- a CDS encoding DUF4079 family protein: MAALPSLTVSQWFALVHPVLIILFVYPVIGATIRLGILARERRLQLNPIAPTVPVEHVEHGRWATGGLLLAVLFALGHGLADGGAGLATWLVVSLQAAAVAAAFVALLRTRRLMFRLLCAWSCWLFLLLISLQPLLIVERSRLPSAIWESHTWGGLALLALLLFTMAVQREIAGRLWMRQLHVSLNVLVALLLATQAVTGTRNLLLG; the protein is encoded by the coding sequence ATTGCTGCCCTTCCATCGTTGACGGTGAGCCAATGGTTTGCTCTGGTGCATCCGGTGCTGATCATCCTGTTTGTCTATCCCGTGATCGGCGCAACGATCAGGCTGGGAATCCTGGCCAGGGAGCGGCGATTGCAGCTCAATCCGATTGCCCCCACGGTTCCCGTGGAGCACGTGGAGCATGGCCGCTGGGCCACAGGAGGTCTGCTGCTGGCCGTGCTCTTCGCTTTGGGCCACGGATTAGCGGATGGTGGAGCCGGTTTGGCGACCTGGCTTGTGGTGTCGCTCCAGGCTGCGGCTGTCGCCGCTGCCTTCGTGGCGCTCTTGCGCACACGACGACTGATGTTCCGTCTTCTGTGCGCCTGGAGTTGCTGGCTGTTTCTGCTGCTGATCAGCCTGCAGCCCTTGTTGATCGTGGAACGCTCTCGTCTGCCGTCAGCGATCTGGGAATCCCACACCTGGGGTGGCCTCGCGCTTCTGGCTTTGCTCCTTTTCACGATGGCTGTGCAACGGGAGATCGCCGGCAGGCTGTGGATGCGCCAGTTGCATGTGTCCCTGAATGTGTTGGTGGCTCTGCTGTTGGCGACGCAAGCGGTTACGGGCACCCGTAATCTTCTGCTGGGCTAA
- the dusB gene encoding tRNA dihydrouridine synthase DusB, translating to MATPTITRELRLRGSRVERSLRCRVLQSPLAGVSDRIFRSLVRRWSSDALLFTEMVNATSLELGHGRAKVEELSEERGPIGVQLFDHRPAAMADAARRAEDAGAFLVDINMGCPVRKIARKGGGSGLIRDPDLACQIVDAVASAVGVPVTVKTRLGWCGSSEQPSTHDDAVAWSRRLQDAGAQLLTLHGRTREQRFSGNANWDAIAAVKQSLHIPVIANGDVYNPDDALRCLKVTGADGVMVGRGTMGAPWLVGQIDAAINGQPIPPTPEPRERLILAAEQLQALVEARGDHGLLIARKHMSWTCTGFTGASQFRQQLMRASTPDLALALLKQQQELLT from the coding sequence ATGGCAACCCCGACGATCACCAGGGAACTGCGGCTGCGCGGCAGCCGCGTTGAGCGCTCCTTGCGTTGCCGCGTACTGCAGTCACCGCTGGCAGGCGTCAGCGATCGGATTTTCCGCTCCCTGGTGCGACGTTGGTCGTCTGATGCTTTGCTGTTCACCGAAATGGTGAACGCCACCAGCCTCGAACTCGGCCATGGCCGAGCCAAGGTGGAAGAACTCAGCGAAGAACGCGGACCGATCGGCGTCCAGTTGTTCGACCACCGACCTGCAGCCATGGCGGATGCCGCCCGTCGTGCTGAAGACGCTGGCGCGTTTCTGGTGGACATCAACATGGGATGCCCCGTACGCAAGATTGCTCGCAAGGGAGGCGGAAGCGGTCTAATCCGCGACCCTGATCTGGCCTGCCAGATCGTTGACGCCGTGGCCTCTGCCGTTGGCGTGCCGGTCACTGTGAAAACTCGACTCGGCTGGTGCGGCAGTTCGGAACAGCCCTCAACGCATGACGATGCAGTGGCCTGGAGTCGCCGGCTGCAGGATGCCGGGGCTCAACTGTTGACCCTGCATGGCCGCACCCGCGAACAACGCTTCAGCGGCAACGCCAACTGGGACGCGATCGCGGCCGTCAAGCAAAGCCTGCACATCCCCGTGATCGCCAATGGCGATGTCTACAACCCGGACGACGCCTTGCGCTGTCTGAAGGTCACCGGTGCCGATGGCGTAATGGTGGGCCGTGGAACGATGGGCGCTCCTTGGCTTGTGGGTCAGATCGATGCCGCAATCAACGGCCAGCCCATCCCTCCAACACCAGAACCCAGAGAACGCCTGATCCTGGCGGCCGAACAATTACAAGCCCTGGTGGAAGCACGCGGCGACCACGGCCTGCTGATCGCACGGAAACACATGAGTTGGACATGCACCGGCTTCACCGGTGCCTCGCAATTCCGCCAACAACTGATGCGAGCCTCCACACCGGATCTCGCTCTAGCGTTGCTGAAACAGCAGCAGGAACTGCTGACCTAA
- a CDS encoding DUF1823 family protein, with protein sequence MGPSAPKHGQIRTLLMTFPSWSLSRPLLMAILEDRLSDQFVAQLVWERLGYRPSTAADGIWRAGPQTPADWSEAFPEAPPVIATRPASVRLTRSIPKPYKQLLKEQLHFTGYRIGELYPRRTRRATVVNWLLAFLAIEGQALLEDGDLPPLLAAPLDPVQGHPGDPAVG encoded by the coding sequence ATGGGGCCCTCAGCGCCGAAGCATGGTCAGATCCGCACGCTGCTGATGACGTTTCCCAGCTGGAGCCTGAGCCGGCCTCTGCTGATGGCGATCCTTGAGGACCGTTTGAGCGATCAGTTCGTCGCCCAATTGGTATGGGAGCGTCTGGGCTACCGCCCCTCCACTGCCGCTGATGGTATTTGGAGAGCCGGTCCGCAGACACCTGCCGACTGGAGTGAGGCCTTTCCGGAGGCTCCTCCAGTGATCGCGACGCGGCCGGCTTCCGTGCGTCTCACGCGATCGATCCCTAAGCCCTACAAGCAGCTTTTGAAGGAGCAGCTCCACTTCACGGGCTATCGCATCGGTGAGCTTTATCCCCGGCGAACCCGCCGGGCCACGGTGGTCAATTGGTTGCTGGCTTTCTTGGCGATTGAGGGGCAGGCGCTGCTCGAAGACGGCGATCTGCCGCCGCTGCTGGCAGCGCCGCTCGATCCCGTGCAGGGCCACCCTGGGGACCCGGCTGTGGGCTGA
- a CDS encoding L,D-transpeptidase produces the protein MLELIATLVVDLSDQKLTVYDANQEIVRVIPVSTGKASTPTPTGEAKVLTKYRSVTMRGRGYVAPGVPYAMCITANEMICMHGAPWQEDAGQAFGVPRSNGCVRMPTHQARWLFENTRKGTKVVIQV, from the coding sequence ATGCTTGAACTGATCGCCACCCTTGTGGTCGACCTCTCTGACCAGAAGCTGACCGTCTACGACGCCAATCAAGAGATCGTGCGGGTGATTCCCGTGAGCACCGGCAAAGCATCAACACCCACCCCCACTGGGGAGGCCAAGGTGTTGACCAAATACCGTTCCGTGACCATGCGTGGCCGGGGCTATGTGGCACCAGGGGTGCCCTATGCCATGTGCATTACCGCCAACGAAATGATCTGCATGCATGGCGCTCCCTGGCAGGAGGATGCAGGCCAGGCCTTTGGCGTTCCTCGCAGCAATGGATGCGTTCGTATGCCCACCCACCAGGCGCGATGGCTGTTCGAAAACACCCGCAAAGGCACCAAGGTGGTGATCCAGGTTTGA
- the der gene encoding ribosome biogenesis GTPase Der has translation MARPVVAIIGRPNVGKSTLVNRLCRSREAIVHDEPGVTRDRTYQDGYWGDREFKVVDTGGLVFDDDSEFLPEIREQASLALEEASVALVIVDGQQGLTAADEAIAEFLRGQPCPILLAVNKCESAEQGLAMAAEFWSLGLGEPYPVSAIHGAGTAEVLDQVLKFFPPKDQEGDEEEPIQMAIIGRPNVGKSSLLNAICGEQRAIVSPIRGTTRDTIDTSIVRENRPWRLVDTAGIRRRRSVNYGPEFFGINRSFKAIERSDVCVLVIDALDGVTEQDQRLAGRIEEDGRACVVVVNKWDAVEKDSHTMTAMEKELRAKLYFLDWAPMLFTSALTGQRVDSIFALAALAVEQHRRRVSTSVVNEVLKEALSWRSPPTTRGGRQGRLYYGTQVASRPPSFTLFVNDPKLFGDTYRRYVERQIREGLGFDGSPLKLFWRGKQQRDAERDLARQQNR, from the coding sequence TTGGCGCGTCCCGTCGTCGCAATCATCGGGCGCCCCAACGTCGGTAAGTCCACGCTGGTCAACCGCCTGTGTCGCAGCCGAGAGGCCATCGTTCACGATGAGCCAGGGGTGACCCGTGACCGCACCTATCAGGACGGTTACTGGGGGGATCGCGAGTTCAAGGTTGTGGACACCGGTGGCTTGGTGTTCGACGATGACAGTGAATTCCTGCCGGAAATCCGAGAGCAGGCCTCTCTTGCCTTGGAAGAAGCCAGCGTTGCCTTGGTGATCGTGGACGGGCAGCAGGGGCTGACGGCTGCCGACGAAGCCATTGCTGAATTTCTGCGCGGCCAGCCTTGTCCGATTCTGCTCGCTGTGAATAAGTGCGAGTCGGCCGAGCAGGGCTTGGCCATGGCTGCCGAATTCTGGAGCCTTGGTCTGGGTGAGCCCTATCCGGTGTCAGCCATCCACGGCGCTGGCACGGCAGAGGTGCTGGACCAGGTGCTCAAGTTCTTCCCTCCCAAGGATCAGGAGGGTGATGAGGAAGAACCCATCCAGATGGCCATCATCGGCCGACCCAATGTGGGGAAATCCAGCCTGCTCAATGCGATTTGCGGCGAACAGCGCGCCATTGTGAGCCCAATTCGCGGCACGACCCGCGACACGATTGACACCAGCATTGTGAGGGAGAACAGGCCCTGGCGTCTGGTGGACACCGCTGGCATCCGACGTCGTCGCAGTGTCAATTACGGCCCTGAATTCTTCGGGATCAACCGCAGTTTCAAGGCCATCGAACGCAGTGATGTCTGTGTTCTGGTGATTGATGCTCTCGATGGCGTCACCGAGCAGGATCAGCGACTGGCGGGCCGGATCGAGGAGGACGGCCGGGCCTGTGTGGTGGTCGTGAACAAATGGGATGCCGTTGAGAAAGACAGCCACACCATGACCGCCATGGAAAAGGAGCTGCGCGCCAAGCTCTACTTCCTCGACTGGGCTCCGATGCTGTTCACGTCTGCACTGACGGGTCAGCGGGTCGACAGCATTTTTGCTCTGGCTGCGCTTGCGGTCGAGCAGCATCGCCGCAGGGTGAGCACCTCCGTGGTCAATGAGGTGCTGAAGGAGGCCCTGAGTTGGAGAAGCCCGCCCACCACCCGTGGCGGCCGGCAGGGGCGTCTGTACTACGGCACCCAGGTGGCTAGTCGTCCGCCAAGCTTCACGCTGTTCGTGAATGATCCCAAGTTGTTTGGTGACACCTATCGCCGCTACGTGGAGCGTCAGATCCGTGAAGGACTGGGCTTTGACGGATCACCGCTGAAGTTGTTCTGGCGGGGTAAGCAGCAGCGCGATGCCGAGCGGGATCTCGCCAGGCAGCAGAACCGATAG
- a CDS encoding energy-coupling factor transporter transmembrane protein EcfT: MDWLRQIPIGQYVDGAAGWLRQLDPRLKLMWVLMFLLTPVLAGPIWRVALVLALVLITAVSGLPARLWWRSLLLVVLLGCGIGLLAMLLPTGEPGASLNLRPTDEVPGLLLASPSWEFVRLGPLQLGSFDLGPLVVDRRSAELGLNSATLIVTVVHSVNLMLLSTPSEELMWALSWWLTPLARLGVPVDRLSFQLLLALRFLPLVQEELQNLLRSLASRAVNLRRLGFKTSFGLVLSVGERLLANILLRAEQGAEALMARGGTWLPAEAFRPEPSQQIGAQRLLNGLAAVGLIVVLVLRGRYGAL, from the coding sequence ATGGATTGGCTCCGGCAGATCCCGATCGGGCAGTACGTGGATGGTGCCGCCGGATGGCTGCGTCAGCTCGACCCACGACTCAAGCTGATGTGGGTGCTGATGTTTTTGCTCACGCCTGTGCTGGCTGGTCCGATCTGGCGGGTGGCGCTCGTGCTGGCACTTGTTCTGATCACTGCGGTGAGTGGATTGCCGGCACGTTTGTGGTGGCGCTCGCTTCTGCTGGTTGTGCTGCTGGGTTGTGGCATCGGTCTGCTGGCCATGCTGCTGCCCACAGGTGAGCCGGGCGCCAGCTTGAACCTCCGCCCTACGGATGAGGTCCCCGGTCTCCTGTTGGCGTCACCGTCCTGGGAATTCGTGCGCCTCGGCCCTTTGCAGCTCGGTTCCTTCGATCTGGGGCCTCTCGTGGTGGACAGGCGCTCGGCGGAGCTGGGCCTCAACAGCGCCACGCTCATCGTGACGGTGGTGCACAGCGTCAATTTGATGCTGCTGTCCACGCCTAGCGAAGAGTTGATGTGGGCGCTCAGCTGGTGGCTGACTCCGCTGGCGCGACTCGGTGTCCCCGTTGACCGACTCAGTTTTCAGCTGTTGCTTGCGCTGCGTTTTCTCCCCCTGGTGCAGGAGGAGCTTCAGAACCTTCTGCGTTCCCTGGCCAGTCGGGCCGTGAATCTGCGCCGACTTGGCTTCAAGACCTCGTTTGGACTTGTGCTGTCGGTGGGTGAACGCCTGTTGGCCAACATCCTGCTGCGGGCTGAACAGGGGGCTGAAGCCCTGATGGCTCGCGGTGGAACTTGGTTGCCTGCCGAAGCCTTTCGACCCGAGCCCTCGCAACAGATCGGTGCCCAACGGCTTCTCAATGGCCTGGCTGCTGTTGGACTGATCGTGGTGCTTGTCCTGCGCGGCAGGTACGGTGCCCTGTAG
- a CDS encoding PipX family protein, with protein sequence MSAEGYLNHPTFGMLYKVAPAGEGRDVYATLYAQRMFFLVTLQPRGAQFEVIPYLDARHHAELNLARSRRDSPEEHESWKQLFDQTFI encoded by the coding sequence GTGAGCGCTGAGGGTTATCTCAATCACCCCACCTTTGGCATGCTTTACAAAGTGGCGCCAGCTGGTGAGGGACGGGATGTCTACGCCACGTTGTACGCCCAGCGCATGTTTTTTTTGGTGACCCTGCAGCCACGTGGGGCTCAGTTTGAGGTCATTCCTTATTTGGATGCCCGGCATCACGCTGAACTGAATCTGGCCCGTAGCCGTCGGGACTCACCGGAAGAGCACGAGAGCTGGAAGCAGCTGTTTGATCAGACCTTCATCTGA
- a CDS encoding YggS family pyridoxal phosphate-dependent enzyme, whose product MTELQSRWEQLRSRLPNGVNLLAVSKRQPASAVRELACCGQCDFGESRVQEALPKQQELSDVAGLRWHFIGRLQANKVRPVVKAFDWIHSIDSLALAERVSRIALEENRRPSVLFQVKLRPDPDKTGWDPSALKQAWPGLCQLQGLNPCGLMTMAPLGLSEADRRGLFEDCRQLADAMDLPQCSMGMSGDWPEAAAAGATWVRVGSALFGARPQAGP is encoded by the coding sequence ATGACGGAGCTTCAGAGCCGCTGGGAGCAGTTGCGTTCAAGGCTGCCTAACGGTGTGAATCTGCTGGCAGTCAGCAAGCGCCAGCCTGCTTCGGCGGTGCGTGAGCTGGCCTGTTGCGGTCAGTGTGACTTCGGGGAAAGCCGCGTTCAGGAAGCGCTGCCGAAGCAGCAGGAGCTGTCGGATGTTGCCGGTCTGCGCTGGCATTTCATCGGACGTCTGCAGGCCAACAAGGTGCGGCCGGTGGTGAAGGCCTTTGATTGGATTCACTCCATTGATTCACTGGCTCTCGCGGAGCGTGTTTCGCGCATTGCGCTCGAGGAGAACCGGCGTCCCTCGGTGCTGTTCCAGGTCAAGCTCCGGCCCGATCCTGACAAGACGGGATGGGACCCCTCTGCGCTGAAGCAGGCCTGGCCTGGCTTGTGTCAGTTGCAGGGGCTGAATCCTTGCGGGTTGATGACCATGGCTCCGCTCGGGTTGTCAGAAGCTGATCGGCGCGGTCTGTTTGAGGATTGCCGTCAGCTCGCCGATGCCATGGATTTGCCGCAATGTTCGATGGGCATGAGCGGCGACTGGCCCGAGGCCGCGGCTGCCGGTGCCACCTGGGTGCGCGTTGGATCGGCGCTGTTTGGTGCTCGCCCCCAGGCGGGGCCCTAA
- a CDS encoding cell division protein SepF, translating to MSLISRLRAVVAGDDYLDGDYDELDYDTGEHDDAVPGMTSANSSALAPLDASNPFEMDQSFSGTNVIGMPGISSSAAEVSLMEPRSFDEMPRAIQALRERKTVILNLTMMEPDQAQRAVDFVAGGTFAIDGHQERVGESIFLFAPSCVTVTNASQEESTTPTVVTKDVEQASAEASVAPAPAWAASDATAL from the coding sequence GTGTCGTTGATTTCTCGCCTTCGTGCGGTCGTTGCAGGGGATGATTACCTCGATGGCGACTATGACGAGCTCGATTACGACACGGGTGAGCACGACGATGCTGTGCCGGGCATGACGTCTGCCAACAGCAGCGCACTGGCTCCTCTCGATGCATCCAATCCCTTCGAGATGGATCAGAGTTTCTCAGGCACCAATGTGATCGGCATGCCTGGCATCAGCTCCAGTGCCGCTGAAGTGTCTTTGATGGAGCCCCGCAGCTTCGATGAGATGCCTCGGGCCATCCAGGCCCTGCGCGAGCGCAAGACTGTCATCCTTAATCTCACGATGATGGAGCCTGATCAGGCTCAGCGTGCCGTGGATTTTGTGGCCGGTGGCACCTTCGCCATTGATGGCCATCAGGAGCGCGTCGGTGAAAGCATTTTCCTGTTTGCCCCCAGCTGCGTCACCGTCACCAATGCCAGTCAGGAAGAGAGCACCACGCCCACGGTGGTGACCAAAGATGTGGAACAGGCCTCCGCAGAAGCCAGCGTTGCTCCTGCACCCGCTTGGGCGGCGTCTGACGCCACGGCCCTCTGA
- the proC gene encoding pyrroline-5-carboxylate reductase, whose protein sequence is MTASVGVIGLGRMAQALVRPLIERKILAASECIGVVGLEASAQRLRTELPSGFTVVPASDPRAAEAWTAPVQLLAVKPQQLDAVAAGVIPPAPSTASLVISVLAGVTLERLQRTFPGRVCVRAVPNTPCLVGEGLCGLAWGEGVTPEQQQWVRDAFAPVSEVLELPESRLDAFLALTSSGPAYVALIAEALADGAVAAGLPRDQAHHLAQRTLGGTAALLQQQHLHPAQLKDMVGSPGGTTMAAVRKLEQAGLRSALIEAVLAATEHGRSLR, encoded by the coding sequence GTGACTGCTTCCGTCGGTGTAATCGGTCTGGGCCGCATGGCTCAGGCCCTGGTGCGACCGCTGATCGAGCGGAAGATTCTTGCGGCTTCCGAGTGCATCGGTGTGGTGGGACTTGAAGCAAGTGCGCAACGTCTGCGCACAGAGTTGCCGTCCGGCTTCACGGTTGTTCCGGCTTCTGATCCCCGTGCTGCCGAAGCTTGGACGGCTCCGGTGCAGTTGCTGGCGGTCAAGCCGCAGCAGCTCGACGCCGTGGCCGCTGGCGTGATCCCTCCCGCACCTTCGACAGCATCCCTGGTGATTTCTGTGTTGGCGGGAGTCACTCTGGAGCGATTGCAGCGCACGTTTCCAGGTCGCGTGTGTGTTCGAGCGGTTCCCAACACCCCCTGCCTGGTTGGTGAGGGGTTGTGTGGGCTGGCCTGGGGAGAGGGCGTGACGCCCGAGCAACAGCAGTGGGTGCGGGATGCTTTTGCACCCGTCAGCGAGGTGTTGGAACTGCCGGAGTCGAGGCTGGATGCTTTCTTGGCGTTGACTTCATCAGGTCCCGCTTATGTGGCGTTGATCGCTGAGGCCCTTGCGGATGGTGCGGTGGCAGCGGGGCTTCCCCGTGACCAGGCGCATCACCTTGCGCAGCGCACCCTCGGCGGGACGGCGGCCCTGCTGCAACAACAGCATCTGCATCCCGCCCAACTGAAGGACATGGTCGGTTCACCGGGGGGCACCACCATGGCTGCAGTGCGCAAGTTGGAGCAAGCCGGCCTGAGGTCGGCACTGATCGAAGCAGTTCTGGCTGCCACGGAACATGGCAGGTCCTTGCGCTAA
- a CDS encoding glycosyltransferase family 4 protein: protein MTHIAWLGKKTPFCGNVTYGLSTTEALRARGHQTSFIHFDNPKAPGSSTSLLANDPDVSLPYLVKSQVYTIPSPGAQRELRDSLERLQPDLVHASLTLSPLDFRLPELCQQLQVPLVATFHPPFDAGLRNLTAGTQQLTYQLYAPALSRYDRVIVFSELQADVLARLGVREDRLAVIPNGVDTTQWRPADALPSAIGSELQRVRSRLGTERVFLYMGRISTEKNVEALLQAWRLVDTAGCRLVIVGDGPLRSTLQNSYGQMENVLWWGYESDLATRVALLQSAEVFLLPSLVEGLSLALLEAMASGCACVATDAGADGEVLAGGAGIVMNTLGVTSQLRTLLPVLRDQPVLTQALGRQARERVMERYTMARNIDALENLYGELTRTAPLAA, encoded by the coding sequence TTGACGCATATTGCCTGGCTGGGCAAAAAAACTCCGTTCTGCGGCAATGTCACCTACGGGCTGAGCACCACGGAAGCCCTGAGGGCCCGTGGTCACCAGACCAGCTTCATCCATTTCGACAACCCGAAAGCACCAGGCAGCAGCACATCCCTTCTGGCTAACGATCCGGATGTGAGCCTGCCCTACCTGGTGAAGTCGCAGGTTTACACCATCCCTTCCCCCGGCGCGCAGCGGGAGCTCCGCGACTCGCTGGAACGGCTCCAGCCGGATCTGGTGCACGCCAGCCTCACCCTCTCACCCCTGGATTTCCGACTGCCTGAGCTCTGCCAGCAACTGCAGGTTCCGCTGGTGGCCACCTTCCACCCTCCATTCGATGCAGGCCTGCGCAACCTCACAGCAGGGACACAACAGCTCACTTATCAGCTGTATGCCCCTGCACTCTCCCGTTATGACCGGGTGATCGTGTTCTCTGAGCTGCAAGCTGACGTGCTCGCACGCCTCGGCGTCCGAGAGGATCGCCTGGCGGTGATTCCCAACGGAGTCGACACGACGCAATGGCGACCGGCCGATGCCTTGCCCTCTGCAATCGGCAGTGAGCTGCAGAGGGTGCGTTCACGCCTGGGCACCGAACGCGTCTTCCTCTACATGGGACGGATTTCCACAGAAAAGAACGTGGAAGCACTGCTGCAAGCCTGGCGACTGGTGGACACCGCCGGCTGCCGTCTGGTCATCGTTGGCGATGGGCCGCTGCGCAGCACGCTTCAGAACAGCTACGGCCAGATGGAGAACGTGCTGTGGTGGGGCTATGAGTCCGACCTGGCCACGCGCGTGGCCTTGCTGCAATCCGCCGAAGTGTTCCTGCTGCCGTCTCTGGTGGAAGGCTTATCGCTGGCACTACTGGAGGCCATGGCCAGCGGATGCGCTTGCGTCGCCACGGATGCGGGAGCCGACGGCGAGGTGCTCGCCGGAGGAGCCGGCATCGTGATGAACACGCTGGGGGTCACCAGTCAGCTGCGCACGCTGCTGCCCGTGCTTCGTGATCAACCGGTGCTCACCCAAGCGCTGGGCCGACAGGCGCGCGAGCGGGTGATGGAGCGCTACACGATGGCTCGGAACATCGATGCGCTGGAAAACCTCTACGGAGAACTCACCCGCACCGCACCTCTGGCGGCTTAG